In Kitasatospora sp. NA04385, a single genomic region encodes these proteins:
- the dapF gene encoding diaminopimelate epimerase → MSERSGTSGTAFLKGHGTQNDFVIVPDPDGLTELSAADVAALCDRRAGIGADGVLRVVRAAAELAAAGMAGQAEWFMDYRNADGSIAEMCGNGVRVFARYLVHAGHAKPGTLAVATRGGVKQVRIAEDAPDGTPGEITVDMGRAVFPGPDGITVTVDGRSWPALNVNMGNPHAVAFVEDLAHAGTLLDAPATAPAGAYPQGVNVEFVVDRGERHVAMRVHERGSGETRSCGTGACAVAVAAIRRDGADPAVTGEAARYTVDLPGGRLVIEEFPDGRIEMTGPAVIVAEGVLV, encoded by the coding sequence GTGAGCGAGCGCAGCGGAACCAGCGGAACGGCCTTCCTCAAGGGGCACGGCACCCAGAACGACTTCGTGATCGTCCCGGACCCGGACGGTCTGACCGAGCTGTCGGCGGCCGACGTCGCCGCCCTGTGCGACCGGCGGGCCGGGATCGGCGCGGACGGCGTGCTGCGGGTGGTCCGCGCGGCGGCCGAGCTCGCCGCGGCGGGGATGGCCGGGCAGGCCGAGTGGTTCATGGACTACCGCAACGCGGACGGCTCGATCGCCGAGATGTGCGGCAACGGGGTGCGGGTGTTCGCCCGCTACCTGGTGCACGCCGGGCACGCGAAGCCGGGCACGCTGGCGGTGGCCACCCGCGGCGGGGTCAAGCAGGTGCGGATCGCCGAGGACGCCCCGGACGGCACCCCGGGCGAGATCACCGTGGACATGGGCCGCGCGGTGTTCCCCGGCCCGGACGGCATCACCGTCACCGTGGACGGGCGCAGCTGGCCCGCGCTGAACGTCAACATGGGCAACCCGCACGCCGTCGCCTTCGTCGAGGACCTGGCGCACGCGGGCACCCTGCTCGACGCCCCGGCCACCGCCCCCGCGGGCGCCTACCCGCAGGGCGTGAACGTGGAGTTCGTGGTGGACCGCGGCGAGCGGCACGTGGCGATGCGGGTGCACGAGCGCGGCTCCGGCGAGACCCGCTCCTGCGGCACCGGCGCCTGCGCCGTCGCGGTGGCGGCGATCCGGCGCGACGGCGCCGACCCGGCGGTCACCGGCGAGGCCGCGCGCTACACGGTGGACCTGCCCGGCGGGCGGCTGGTGATCGAGGAGTTCCCGGACGGCCGGATCGAGATGACCGGCCCCGCGGTGATCGTCGCGGAGGGCGTGCTGGTCTGA